From a single Stackebrandtia endophytica genomic region:
- a CDS encoding GGDEF domain-containing response regulator → MTPPRRSAGFVDLPVTRYPSQTGDPMTGPPDTPAEHVLVVDPDSELTEYLAGQLRDNGFDTSIARDGYQALAQISRRRPDLVLMEVELPLIDGLELTRQLRGDPMTASLPVIMVTCRGLSADRIAGLTVGADDYVVKPFDAAEVVARVRSALRRHREIREVSPLTGLPGNARILAEIAEWVHSGEPFALCYVDINQFKSVNDAYGFVRGDEFIQSLAGSLHRAALAAGPPHAFIGHVGGDDFIIMCDPLLVAPITRHAIAEFETRASALCDPQDAERGYIESHDRQGRPIQAKLPTLSIGVALSQQRHFTDPREAVAVATEMKSVAKSHPGSHVAYDRRHDIRTADLSELNNLRYQSDEPHQAFWQHPRVA, encoded by the coding sequence CTGACCCCGCCAAGGCGATCCGCCGGCTTCGTGGACTTGCCGGTGACGCGATACCCAAGCCAGACCGGTGACCCGATGACAGGACCCCCAGACACCCCCGCCGAACACGTTCTAGTCGTAGACCCCGACTCCGAACTGACCGAATACCTCGCAGGCCAACTGCGCGACAACGGTTTCGACACCTCCATAGCCCGCGACGGATACCAGGCGCTCGCCCAGATCTCGCGTCGCCGCCCCGACCTCGTGCTGATGGAAGTGGAGCTCCCGCTCATCGACGGGCTCGAACTGACCCGCCAACTCCGCGGCGACCCCATGACAGCCAGCCTCCCGGTGATCATGGTGACCTGTCGAGGACTGTCCGCCGACCGGATCGCCGGTCTCACCGTCGGCGCCGACGATTACGTCGTCAAACCCTTCGACGCCGCCGAAGTGGTCGCGCGAGTCAGATCCGCGCTGAGGCGCCACCGTGAAATCCGCGAAGTCTCACCCCTGACCGGCCTACCCGGCAACGCACGCATCCTCGCCGAAATCGCCGAATGGGTACACAGCGGAGAACCCTTCGCCCTCTGCTACGTCGACATCAACCAATTCAAAAGCGTCAACGACGCCTACGGCTTCGTACGCGGCGACGAATTCATCCAATCCCTCGCCGGTTCCCTGCACCGAGCCGCCCTCGCCGCCGGGCCACCCCACGCCTTCATCGGACACGTCGGCGGCGACGACTTCATCATCATGTGCGACCCCCTACTGGTCGCCCCGATCACCCGACACGCGATCGCCGAATTCGAAACCCGCGCCTCCGCCCTCTGCGACCCCCAAGACGCCGAACGCGGCTACATAGAATCCCACGACCGCCAAGGTCGGCCCATCCAAGCCAAACTCCCGACCCTCTCCATCGGAGTGGCCCTCTCCCAACAACGCCACTTCACCGACCCCCGCGAAGCCGTCGCAGTGGCAACCGAAATGAAGAGCGTGGCCAAATCCCACCCCGGATCCCACGTCGCCTACGACCGCCGCCACGACATCCGCACCGCCGACCTCTCCGAACTCAACAACCTCCGCTACCAATCCGACGAACCGCACCAGGCTTTTTGGCAACACCCCCGCGTAGCCTGA
- a CDS encoding SDR family NAD(P)-dependent oxidoreductase — MSNFLNQLFSLAGRRAVVTGGSSGIGLAMAEALGRAGASIVLVARSVDRLGEAARGLRDLGVTVDTVSADLADRDVVATAAATIADGGEPDILINAAGINLRPPMGELTEADWDVTLDLNLTAPWLLGQRFGPGMAERGFGRIINLASQQSIRAFGNSGVYGVTKTAICGLTRSQAEAWSGSGVCCNAVAPGFVRTPLTEPTFEVPGRPAALAARTMVGRNGLPGDFAGIAVFLASRAADYVTGQTIFVDGGFSAN, encoded by the coding sequence ATGTCGAACTTCTTGAACCAACTGTTCTCGTTGGCTGGCCGCCGAGCCGTCGTCACCGGCGGATCCTCCGGTATCGGACTGGCGATGGCCGAGGCTCTCGGCCGCGCCGGTGCCTCCATCGTGTTGGTCGCTCGATCCGTCGATCGGTTGGGCGAGGCGGCACGCGGCCTGCGTGACCTCGGTGTCACTGTGGACACGGTGTCGGCCGATCTGGCCGACCGCGATGTGGTGGCCACGGCGGCCGCCACGATCGCCGACGGTGGTGAACCGGACATCCTCATCAACGCCGCCGGCATCAACCTGCGGCCGCCGATGGGTGAACTCACCGAGGCCGACTGGGATGTCACGCTGGATCTGAACCTGACGGCCCCATGGTTGCTGGGGCAGCGTTTCGGGCCGGGTATGGCCGAACGTGGTTTCGGACGCATCATCAATCTGGCGTCACAGCAGTCGATTCGGGCTTTCGGCAACAGTGGGGTCTACGGTGTCACCAAGACCGCGATCTGCGGTTTGACCCGATCGCAGGCCGAGGCGTGGTCGGGTAGCGGTGTCTGTTGTAACGCGGTCGCGCCCGGTTTCGTTCGTACACCATTGACCGAACCGACGTTCGAGGTACCGGGACGTCCTGCGGCGCTGGCGGCGCGCACCATGGTGGGCCGCAATGGACTGCCGGGCGATTTCGCGGGGATCGCGGTGTTTCTCGCGTCCCGAGCCGCCGACTACGTCACGGGTCAGACCATTTTCGTCGACGGCGGTTTCTCCGCGAACTGA
- the rpe gene encoding ribulose-phosphate 3-epimerase, with product MSTPETVIAPSLLAADFARLAEACEQVADDADWLHVDVMDNHFVPNLTIGVPVVKSLVAATNLPLDCHLMITDPKRWAVGYAELGAYNVTFHAEATSDPVGVARDLRAAGSKAGLAIDRDTPVEPYLDILPEFDTLLIMTIKAGFGGQSFIPELLDKVRTARHAVRTGHLELRIEVDGGIADDTIAAAAEAGADAFVAGTAVYGAADPAKAIRRLRGLAGDAIPKPDR from the coding sequence GTGTCGACTCCAGAGACAGTGATCGCGCCCAGCCTGCTCGCCGCCGATTTCGCGCGGCTCGCCGAAGCCTGCGAACAGGTCGCCGACGACGCCGACTGGCTGCACGTCGATGTCATGGACAACCACTTCGTTCCGAACCTCACCATCGGGGTGCCGGTGGTGAAATCCCTGGTGGCGGCCACCAACCTGCCACTGGACTGCCACCTCATGATCACCGACCCGAAGCGGTGGGCCGTCGGATACGCGGAGTTGGGCGCCTACAACGTCACCTTCCACGCCGAAGCGACCTCCGACCCCGTCGGGGTCGCGCGCGACCTGCGGGCGGCGGGTAGCAAGGCCGGGCTGGCGATCGACCGGGACACCCCCGTCGAGCCCTACCTCGACATCCTCCCCGAGTTCGACACCCTGTTGATCATGACGATCAAGGCCGGATTCGGTGGCCAGTCGTTCATCCCCGAACTCCTGGACAAGGTCCGCACCGCGCGGCACGCGGTACGCACCGGCCACCTCGAACTCCGCATCGAAGTGGACGGAGGCATCGCCGACGACACGATCGCGGCCGCCGCCGAAGCCGGTGCCGACGCCTTCGTCGCCGGCACGGCCGTCTATGGTGCCGCTGACCCCGCCAAGGCGATCCGCCGGCTTCGTGGACTTGCCGGTGACGCGATACCCAAGCCAGACCGGTGA